A window of the Candidatus Eremiobacteraceae bacterium genome harbors these coding sequences:
- a CDS encoding YciI family protein — translation MRFMVIVKATKDSEAGILPSEKLLTDMGKFNEELAKAGVMLAGEGLQASSKGVRVKFSGEKRTVTDGPFAETKELIAGFWLWQVKSKEEAIEWVKRCPNPHDGESEIEIRQVFEADDFGAALTPEAKKTEERVSAQITANAKKQ, via the coding sequence ATGCGATTCATGGTCATTGTCAAGGCGACCAAGGATTCCGAGGCCGGCATTTTACCGAGCGAGAAGCTCCTCACTGACATGGGAAAATTTAACGAAGAGCTGGCGAAAGCCGGCGTGATGCTCGCAGGCGAGGGACTTCAGGCGAGCTCGAAGGGTGTGCGCGTCAAATTCTCAGGAGAGAAGCGAACGGTCACCGATGGCCCCTTCGCCGAGACCAAGGAACTGATCGCGGGCTTCTGGCTGTGGCAAGTGAAGTCAAAAGAAGAGGCGATCGAGTGGGTCAAGCGTTGCCCCAATCCGCATGACGGCGAATCCGAGATTGAAATTCGCCAAGTGTTCGAGGCGGACGACTTCGGCGCCGCGCTCACACCCGAAGCCAAGAAGACCGAAGAGCGAGTGAGTGCTCAGATAACCGCGAACGCGAAGAAGCAGTAG
- a CDS encoding cob(I)yrinic acid a,c-diamide adenosyltransferase produces MSKIARIYTRGGDDGTTGLVGGQRVPKNSSRIECFGTVDECSTVIGLARRALAEHSSRGRARSLDAWLAWTQDTLFNLGSDLATLAADRRANAPVVTEKDAAALERSIDFAQTELDPLTNFIHPGGSYAGAFLHQARTVSRRAERLIVALSQTETVSPAALKFINRLSDALFVWARWINAELDEPEHIWDPNSTPPD; encoded by the coding sequence GTGTCTAAGATCGCGCGCATCTACACTCGCGGCGGCGACGACGGCACCACCGGTCTCGTCGGAGGGCAGCGCGTCCCTAAGAATTCCAGCCGCATCGAGTGCTTCGGCACTGTGGACGAATGCTCCACGGTCATTGGTCTGGCCAGACGAGCGCTCGCCGAGCACTCGTCGCGAGGGCGCGCCCGATCACTCGATGCGTGGCTTGCATGGACGCAGGACACGCTCTTCAACCTGGGCAGCGACCTCGCCACACTGGCGGCCGATCGCCGCGCAAATGCGCCGGTCGTCACCGAAAAAGATGCGGCGGCGCTTGAACGATCGATAGATTTCGCGCAGACCGAACTGGACCCGCTCACGAATTTCATCCACCCCGGCGGTTCGTATGCCGGCGCGTTTTTGCATCAGGCGCGCACCGTCTCCCGCCGCGCCGAGCGCCTGATCGTTGCGTTATCTCAGACCGAAACGGTTTCGCCGGCCGCGCTCAAATTCATCAACCGGCTTTCCGATGCGCTGTTCGTGTGGGCGCGTTGGATCAACGCCGAACTTGATGAACCCGAGCATATATGGGATCCGAACTCCACGCCGCCGGATTGA
- a CDS encoding ArsB/NhaD family transporter: protein MNQIFASIIFLATIAAIIARPSRFPEWLAATVGAFLMIVTGVEPARDAALEIAKQWNVLLFFAGLTAVVAVAESAGFFAWVAYLAATTAHGSGRRLFFAVIAAGILITLFLTNDAAAVVMTPLVFVLVRRLRLPATPFAFACTFIANGASVALPISNPINIIIGTAAHFRLGEYVALLWLPALTGIVATVAMLWTVFRRAVRVKFNGASVIRPDDDPRYRIEVSIFLALTALAFITTSAVGGSVGLTAAVAGATLLCHGLYRRALRWPRVVSEMNPGIVIMVAALFVAVDGVRHSGLLNSAAATVIAVATAHPSLAGPLAALASAAASNLFNNLPTALIVVGTLHVGALPVDVARQFAAGAIVGCDLGPNLTTVGSLSTLIWLVLLRRRGLKISAAEYFKVGIVLAPAVLACSVVALWLANR, encoded by the coding sequence GTGAATCAAATCTTCGCGTCGATCATTTTTCTTGCGACGATTGCCGCTATAATAGCGCGCCCATCTCGGTTTCCCGAATGGCTCGCCGCGACGGTCGGGGCATTCCTCATGATCGTGACCGGCGTGGAGCCGGCGCGCGATGCCGCCCTTGAGATCGCAAAGCAATGGAACGTGCTGTTGTTTTTCGCCGGCTTGACCGCGGTGGTCGCCGTGGCGGAATCTGCGGGGTTTTTCGCATGGGTCGCGTATTTGGCCGCGACCACCGCACACGGATCGGGCCGGCGCTTGTTCTTTGCTGTGATCGCGGCCGGAATTCTAATCACGCTTTTCCTGACCAACGACGCCGCGGCGGTTGTGATGACGCCGCTAGTCTTCGTCCTCGTCCGGCGCTTGCGGCTCCCAGCGACCCCGTTCGCATTCGCGTGCACCTTCATCGCAAACGGCGCATCGGTCGCACTTCCGATCAGCAATCCCATCAACATCATCATCGGCACCGCCGCGCACTTCCGGCTCGGCGAGTATGTCGCGTTGCTGTGGTTGCCGGCGCTCACCGGGATCGTGGCGACGGTCGCGATGCTGTGGACAGTGTTCCGCCGCGCTGTGCGCGTCAAGTTCAATGGCGCATCTGTGATCCGCCCAGACGATGACCCGCGGTATCGAATTGAAGTGAGCATTTTCCTTGCCTTGACGGCGCTGGCATTCATCACGACGTCCGCCGTGGGCGGTTCGGTGGGTCTCACCGCCGCGGTCGCCGGCGCCACGCTGCTGTGTCATGGTTTGTATCGCCGCGCCCTGCGCTGGCCGCGCGTCGTCTCGGAAATGAATCCCGGCATCGTCATCATGGTCGCCGCCCTCTTCGTCGCAGTCGATGGCGTGCGGCATTCCGGATTGCTCAATTCGGCGGCGGCCACTGTGATCGCGGTGGCGACGGCCCATCCATCTCTGGCCGGTCCATTGGCCGCGCTCGCGTCGGCGGCGGCGTCGAATCTCTTCAATAATCTGCCGACCGCCCTCATCGTGGTCGGAACGCTGCACGTCGGGGCGCTTCCGGTAGACGTGGCCCGTCAATTTGCTGCGGGCGCGATCGTGGGGTGTGACCTCGGGCCGAACCTTACGACCGTGGGGTCCCTCTCCACACTTATCTGGCTCGTGCTCCTGCGACGGCGCGGCTTGAAGATCTCGGCGGCAGAGTACTTCAAAGTTGGGATTGTGCTCGCGCCGGCGGTGTTGGCTTGCTCAGTTGTCGCGCTCTGGCTTGCGAATCGGTAA
- a CDS encoding lmo0937 family membrane protein, whose amino-acid sequence MANILWTIIVILFVLWLIGFIGHIGGSLINILIVIVIIGVIYNLVTGRRSV is encoded by the coding sequence ATGGCCAACATCTTGTGGACAATCATCGTGATCTTGTTCGTGCTTTGGTTGATCGGTTTTATCGGGCACATCGGCGGCTCGCTCATCAACATCTTGATCGTCATCGTGATCATCGGCGTCATCTACAATCTAGTTACGGGCCGCCGCTCCGTGTGA
- a CDS encoding glycoside hydrolase family 125 protein, producing the protein MLLFHTLQADFFNEDDRTVYVQTGDIPAMWLRDSAAQARPYIRFAPIAPQLAASIRGVIARDGKNILVDSHANAFTAGYKVWEEKWEVDSLGYPVRMMWLYWTTTGDRSIFTQRLHWALAHVLNTFSCEQQHATCSSYRTRFLSNGGAGAPFGYTGMIWSAFRPSDDPVRYPYNIPQQVLAADALDDLAEMENVGYGDGAAAARASTMAAQIRTGIARFGVVHDINNGTLMAYEVDGLGNYELMDDANTPSLLSLPYFRAGYAGTVLYLRTRAFVLSTANPYYYSGKYATGEGSAHTPTGWVWPMALVTQALTARDPSETRRLISRVRSTRGADGLLRESFDPNNPFHYTRASFGWANALFAELEFRVYGDIPPEPGSAPTPVLASPVESWEFAARAMRTAQLLPMDR; encoded by the coding sequence GTGCTTTTATTCCATACGTTGCAAGCGGATTTTTTCAACGAAGATGATCGGACGGTCTATGTGCAGACCGGCGATATTCCGGCGATGTGGCTGCGCGATTCTGCCGCCCAAGCACGGCCCTATATCCGCTTCGCCCCAATCGCGCCGCAGCTTGCGGCTTCGATCCGCGGCGTGATCGCGCGCGACGGCAAGAACATTCTCGTCGATTCCCATGCAAACGCATTCACCGCCGGCTACAAAGTCTGGGAAGAGAAGTGGGAGGTGGATTCGCTGGGTTATCCCGTGCGCATGATGTGGCTCTATTGGACCACGACCGGCGACCGGAGCATCTTTACGCAACGCCTGCATTGGGCGCTCGCACACGTGTTGAACACATTTTCGTGCGAGCAGCAGCACGCCACGTGCTCGTCCTATCGCACGAGATTCCTGTCCAACGGCGGCGCAGGCGCGCCGTTTGGATACACGGGGATGATCTGGAGCGCCTTCCGGCCTTCGGATGATCCCGTGCGCTACCCGTACAACATCCCGCAGCAGGTCCTCGCGGCGGATGCGCTCGACGATCTCGCCGAAATGGAGAACGTAGGATACGGCGACGGCGCTGCGGCCGCACGTGCATCGACGATGGCGGCGCAGATTCGGACGGGCATCGCAAGATTCGGTGTGGTCCACGACATAAACAACGGCACGCTCATGGCGTACGAAGTCGACGGTCTCGGTAACTACGAACTCATGGACGACGCGAATACACCGAGCCTGCTGTCTCTGCCATATTTCCGCGCCGGTTACGCGGGGACGGTTTTGTACTTGCGGACTCGCGCGTTTGTGCTTTCGACAGCAAATCCGTACTATTACTCAGGCAAGTACGCGACGGGCGAAGGCAGCGCGCACACGCCGACGGGCTGGGTGTGGCCGATGGCGCTTGTCACCCAGGCGCTCACCGCGCGCGACCCAAGTGAGACGCGGAGATTGATCTCGCGAGTGAGATCCACGCGCGGCGCCGACGGACTTCTTCGCGAAAGTTTCGACCCCAACAATCCGTTCCATTACACGCGCGCTTCGTTTGGTTGGGCAAACGCGCTTTTCGCAGAGCTTGAATTTCGCGTGTACGGCGACATTCCGCCCGAGCCGGGCAGCGCACCCACGCCGGTGCTCGCTTCGCCGGTCGAATCGTGGGAATTCGCCGCGCGCGCCATGCGCACGGCCCAGCTCTTGCCAATGGATCGGTGA
- the tdh gene encoding L-threonine 3-dehydrogenase — protein MTLPKSMRALVKSAPGPGMTLVDSPLPRVGPTDVLIRVRKAGICGTDGHIWAWDKWSQNRVKPPLIVGHEFMGVVAEIGPEVKSVAPGDRVSAEGHISCGTCLLCRTGQEYICERVRIIGVDRDGCFADYIAMPEHNVWKLDPAVPDEWAAVFDPLGNAVHTVMAAGVSAKSVVITGVGSIGLMAIPVARAAGAAKVIAVDVNPTKLELATRLGADNVFDARDPDVRAKIIALTNGDGADVLLEMSGSGAAINLGLSAVRNGGRAAMLGLPADNVSLNLAEHIIFKGLTVLGINGRNMFETWYQTQAMVVAGRIDLTSIITHVMPFEDFAECFELLKEGKAAKIVMNISE, from the coding sequence GTGACGCTTCCGAAGTCGATGCGTGCGCTCGTCAAATCTGCGCCCGGACCCGGCATGACCCTTGTAGACTCGCCGTTGCCGCGCGTCGGTCCCACCGACGTGCTCATCCGGGTGCGCAAAGCTGGCATCTGCGGAACCGACGGTCATATCTGGGCGTGGGATAAGTGGTCGCAAAACCGCGTCAAGCCGCCGCTCATTGTCGGTCACGAGTTCATGGGTGTGGTTGCCGAGATCGGCCCTGAGGTGAAGAGCGTTGCGCCGGGCGATCGCGTTTCGGCCGAAGGCCACATCTCGTGCGGCACGTGCCTGCTATGCCGCACCGGACAAGAATACATCTGCGAGCGCGTCCGGATCATCGGCGTCGACCGCGACGGCTGTTTCGCCGACTACATCGCGATGCCGGAACACAATGTCTGGAAGCTTGATCCGGCCGTGCCCGATGAGTGGGCGGCCGTTTTCGATCCGCTCGGGAACGCCGTGCACACAGTCATGGCGGCCGGCGTCAGCGCGAAAAGCGTCGTCATCACGGGCGTCGGCTCGATCGGCCTCATGGCCATTCCGGTCGCCCGAGCCGCGGGCGCAGCCAAAGTGATCGCGGTGGACGTCAACCCCACGAAGCTCGAATTGGCCACGCGGTTGGGCGCCGACAACGTTTTCGACGCTCGCGACCCGGATGTACGCGCAAAGATCATCGCCCTCACAAACGGCGACGGCGCCGACGTGCTACTAGAGATGAGCGGCAGCGGGGCGGCGATCAACCTGGGATTGAGTGCGGTACGCAACGGCGGGCGGGCCGCGATGCTCGGGCTGCCGGCAGACAACGTCAGCCTGAATTTGGCCGAGCACATCATCTTCAAAGGGTTGACCGTGCTTGGCATCAACGGCCGCAACATGTTCGAAACGTGGTATCAGACGCAGGCGATGGTCGTGGCCGGACGAATCGACCTCACCTCGATCATCACGCACGTCATGCCATTCGAAGACTTCGCCGAGTGCTTCGAACTGCTCAAAGAGGGCAAGGCTGCCAAGATCGTGATGAACATCTCCGAATAG
- a CDS encoding DUF5069 domain-containing protein, whose translation MDLTRDFPRSPRETLLGIPMLPRTIDKARAALSDTLGEYLYGDKSGFDMTLLEFLGLTPGVFLEGVRESPDDAAMSHWLESHAPKTPAETKQFATIFLNDGDDDADRARFKERVAKLPANVQGRVTGWVDLLDVAEGRIA comes from the coding sequence ATGGACCTCACACGAGATTTTCCGCGAAGCCCCAGAGAGACGCTGCTGGGAATTCCTATGCTGCCGCGCACCATCGACAAAGCACGCGCTGCGCTTTCCGACACGCTCGGCGAATATTTGTACGGCGATAAGAGCGGATTCGACATGACGCTGCTCGAGTTTCTCGGCTTGACGCCGGGCGTGTTTCTCGAGGGCGTCCGCGAGTCGCCCGACGACGCGGCTATGTCGCACTGGCTTGAGTCCCATGCGCCGAAGACGCCCGCCGAAACAAAACAATTTGCGACGATTTTTCTCAACGACGGCGATGACGATGCCGATCGCGCTCGTTTTAAAGAACGGGTCGCGAAGTTGCCCGCAAATGTTCAGGGCCGCGTCACTGGGTGGGTCGATCTTCTCGATGTCGCCGAAGGCCGCATCGCGTGA
- a CDS encoding DUF5069 domain-containing protein codes for MDLTNSFPRSPRDRLDGIPMLPRTIDKARAFLVGKLGEYRFGDDSGYDRALFDTLGIDAESFLDGIRQSPDDAAVMKWLHANARTVDARDDKELIESLEAFGLESDEDRVELKEHVAAKAPAAVRNKITTWLDWIDFDEGRIK; via the coding sequence ATGGATCTCACCAACTCGTTTCCCCGCAGTCCGCGAGATCGTCTCGACGGCATTCCTATGCTGCCGCGCACCATCGATAAGGCGCGCGCGTTCCTCGTCGGCAAGCTCGGTGAATATCGCTTCGGCGACGACAGCGGATACGACCGCGCGCTTTTCGACACTCTCGGCATCGACGCTGAGTCGTTTCTCGACGGTATCCGGCAATCGCCCGACGACGCTGCCGTCATGAAATGGCTGCATGCCAATGCGCGCACGGTCGACGCACGCGATGACAAAGAATTGATCGAGTCGCTCGAAGCATTTGGACTCGAGTCCGATGAAGACCGCGTTGAACTCAAAGAACATGTGGCCGCCAAAGCGCCTGCTGCGGTGCGCAACAAAATCACAACCTGGCTCGATTGGATCGATTTTGACGAAGGACGGATAAAATAA
- a CDS encoding DUF5996 family protein: MSAKITPDELWPSLPYDEIAPTVEYLHRVAQIGGKYTLDQPFQPGWGSIGLTVTPKGFATPPLWTGDVMFVVDYDLLDNRVTVTASGGTVTLPLTAGSVADFYAKFVDAVAPLGIPPPRSAIATEIPGASHLDVDREARPYDAAAARRIWAAFASSARALSEYQASYRGPRLPVGIMWGGFDLYAPRYNGRGVDPPSTAPVFQQNGMCAEVVAVGFYFGDSRSPMPSFFAYISPPPQGIATATFGVDGAAFNAQAGLIGLPWETVRATSDPHGTILTFADAVYENAVKLGGWPADLVGQRCDGWYASAHRVPAN; encoded by the coding sequence GTGAGCGCAAAGATCACCCCCGACGAATTATGGCCGTCCCTGCCCTATGACGAAATCGCGCCAACTGTCGAGTACCTTCACCGAGTGGCGCAAATCGGCGGCAAGTACACGCTCGACCAACCCTTTCAGCCCGGTTGGGGAAGCATCGGCCTGACCGTAACGCCGAAAGGCTTTGCGACGCCGCCCCTATGGACCGGCGACGTGATGTTCGTCGTGGACTACGACCTTTTGGACAACCGGGTCACGGTGACCGCGTCCGGCGGCACGGTCACGCTACCTCTGACAGCAGGATCGGTCGCCGACTTTTATGCGAAGTTCGTCGATGCGGTCGCACCGCTCGGAATTCCCCCGCCGCGATCCGCGATCGCGACCGAAATCCCCGGCGCCTCGCACCTCGACGTCGACCGCGAGGCGCGTCCGTACGATGCGGCGGCCGCGCGCCGCATATGGGCCGCCTTCGCGAGTTCCGCGCGTGCGCTGAGCGAATATCAGGCGTCGTATCGCGGGCCGCGCCTTCCGGTCGGCATCATGTGGGGCGGTTTCGATCTCTATGCACCGAGATATAACGGGCGCGGCGTCGATCCTCCGAGCACGGCTCCGGTCTTCCAACAAAACGGCATGTGCGCCGAAGTGGTCGCGGTCGGATTCTACTTCGGGGACAGCCGCTCTCCCATGCCATCATTTTTTGCATACATCTCTCCTCCGCCGCAAGGAATCGCAACGGCGACGTTCGGTGTCGACGGCGCCGCATTCAATGCACAAGCTGGGCTGATCGGTCTGCCTTGGGAGACCGTCCGCGCCACAAGCGATCCGCACGGCACCATTCTCACGTTCGCCGACGCAGTCTACGAAAATGCGGTCAAGCTCGGCGGATGGCCGGCGGATTTGGTCGGCCAGCGCTGTGACGGCTGGTACGCAAGCGCTCACCGGGTCCCGGCCAACTAG
- a CDS encoding RNA polymerase sigma factor, with amino-acid sequence MWRIESAKLIAGLARIVRDVGLAEELAQDALVAALEQWPESGVPRNPGAWLMASAKHRAIDFIRRRTLLKRKQEEIGRELELEKAPAPELDEALDDEDVGDDLLRLVFISCHPVLSTEARVALTLRLLGGLKTEEIARAFLVSEPTVAQRIVRAKRTLAEARVPFEVPRGPELEARLSSVLEVIYLIFNEGYSATAGDDWMRPELCDDALRLGRILATLVPDEPEVHGLVALMEIQASRAHARVGASGEPILLLEQNRARWDHILIRRGHAALERAESLGGTLGPYALQAAIAACHARARVAEETDWPRIAALYDALAQLSPSPVVDLNRAVAIAMAFGPAAGLELVDALMPEPSLKDYYLLPAVRGDFLAKLGRIDEARAELARAASLTRNAREREMLLERAAALAAPPPA; translated from the coding sequence GTGTGGAGAATCGAATCTGCGAAGCTCATCGCCGGTCTTGCGCGCATCGTTCGCGACGTTGGACTTGCCGAAGAGCTTGCGCAGGATGCGCTCGTCGCGGCGCTCGAGCAATGGCCGGAGTCAGGTGTGCCTCGCAATCCGGGCGCCTGGCTCATGGCCTCTGCGAAACATCGCGCGATCGACTTCATACGCAGAAGAACGCTGCTTAAGCGAAAGCAAGAGGAGATCGGCCGCGAACTCGAGCTCGAAAAAGCGCCGGCTCCCGAATTGGATGAAGCGCTCGATGATGAGGACGTCGGCGACGATCTATTGCGTCTCGTGTTCATATCCTGTCATCCGGTTCTTTCGACCGAAGCGCGCGTCGCGCTCACGCTCCGGCTGCTCGGTGGTCTGAAAACGGAAGAGATCGCAAGGGCTTTTCTCGTGTCCGAACCGACGGTCGCGCAGCGCATCGTGCGCGCCAAGCGAACACTTGCCGAGGCCCGCGTCCCCTTCGAAGTGCCCCGCGGTCCTGAGCTTGAAGCCAGGCTGTCGTCGGTGCTCGAAGTCATCTACCTGATCTTCAACGAGGGCTACTCGGCCACCGCCGGTGACGATTGGATGCGGCCGGAACTCTGCGACGATGCGTTGCGACTGGGGCGCATCCTCGCCACACTCGTGCCGGACGAACCCGAAGTGCACGGCCTCGTCGCTCTCATGGAGATCCAGGCCTCGAGAGCGCACGCGCGCGTCGGCGCGTCCGGCGAGCCCATCCTGCTCCTCGAGCAGAACCGGGCGCGCTGGGATCACATCCTCATACGCCGAGGGCACGCGGCGCTCGAGCGCGCGGAGTCGCTTGGGGGCACGCTCGGTCCGTACGCTTTGCAAGCAGCAATCGCCGCCTGCCATGCGAGGGCGCGAGTTGCGGAAGAAACCGATTGGCCGAGAATCGCGGCGCTGTACGATGCGCTTGCGCAGCTTTCGCCGTCTCCTGTCGTTGACTTGAACCGCGCGGTCGCGATCGCAATGGCATTCGGTCCGGCGGCGGGGCTCGAGCTCGTCGACGCGCTGATGCCGGAGCCGTCGCTCAAAGATTACTATCTCTTGCCCGCCGTGCGCGGAGATTTTCTGGCGAAGCTCGGACGCATCGATGAGGCGCGCGCGGAGCTCGCCCGAGCGGCGTCCCTCACGCGCAACGCACGCGAGCGCGAAATGCTTCTCGAACGCGCCGCGGCACTTGCGGCGCCGCCGCCGGCATAG
- a CDS encoding glycine C-acetyltransferase, producing the protein MNQTYDRNLKTDLDTLRAAGTFKSLRHITGPMGAQVHMVEAGDAIVLSSNNYLGLADNPRVVDAGVEGLRRYGAGTSSVRFICGTLDIHQRLEEKIAEFLGTEASLSYVSCWAANTGLIPTIGVEGTAVISDELNHASIIDGCRMATQAQRMRYKHSDMADLEAKLAALPPDTIKFVISDGVFSMEGDLAKLPEIVALAKRYNGVTIVDDSHGTGVTGPTGRGTIEHFGLTGQIDIITGTLGKALGGAAGGFVAGSSALVETLTQKSRPQLFSNALPATVACSALAAIEELEAHPELLAKQRVNIVYFRAGLKKLGYRPLEGDSAIIPIIVGETSFAIKMSDMLLKEGIFVTGFGFPVVPEGAARIRVQMSAALETSHLDRALAAFDRVGRSLGLI; encoded by the coding sequence ATGAACCAAACCTACGACCGCAATCTCAAAACCGATCTCGACACCCTGCGCGCCGCCGGCACGTTCAAATCGCTTCGCCACATCACCGGGCCGATGGGCGCGCAAGTCCACATGGTCGAGGCAGGCGACGCCATCGTGCTGTCGAGCAACAACTACCTCGGCTTGGCCGACAATCCGCGCGTCGTCGATGCCGGCGTGGAGGGTCTGCGGCGCTACGGCGCAGGCACCTCCAGCGTGCGATTCATCTGTGGAACGCTCGACATCCATCAACGGCTCGAGGAAAAGATCGCAGAATTCCTCGGCACGGAGGCTTCGCTCTCGTACGTCTCGTGTTGGGCCGCCAATACCGGCCTCATCCCGACGATCGGCGTCGAGGGCACGGCGGTCATCTCGGACGAGCTCAATCACGCATCCATCATCGACGGCTGTCGCATGGCCACGCAAGCGCAGCGCATGCGCTACAAACATTCCGACATGGCGGATCTGGAGGCGAAGCTCGCTGCGCTGCCGCCCGATACCATAAAGTTCGTCATCAGCGACGGCGTCTTCTCAATGGAAGGCGACCTGGCGAAGTTGCCCGAGATCGTGGCGCTTGCCAAACGGTACAACGGCGTGACCATCGTCGACGACAGTCACGGCACCGGCGTCACCGGACCCACCGGACGCGGCACGATCGAGCATTTCGGCCTCACCGGGCAGATCGACATCATCACGGGCACGCTCGGCAAAGCGCTTGGAGGCGCGGCGGGCGGGTTTGTCGCCGGTTCATCGGCGCTTGTGGAAACACTCACCCAGAAATCCCGGCCACAGCTATTCTCCAACGCACTGCCGGCCACGGTGGCGTGCAGCGCACTCGCGGCGATCGAAGAGCTGGAAGCGCATCCCGAGCTGCTTGCGAAACAGCGCGTGAACATCGTCTATTTTCGTGCCGGGTTGAAAAAGCTCGGCTACCGGCCGCTCGAAGGCGACAGCGCCATCATCCCCATCATCGTCGGCGAAACGTCGTTTGCCATCAAGATGAGCGACATGTTATTGAAGGAAGGCATTTTCGTCACCGGATTTGGATTTCCGGTCGTGCCCGAAGGCGCCGCTCGAATCCGCGTGCAGATGAGCGCGGCGCTTGAGACGAGCCACCTCGACCGGGCGTTGGCCGCGTTCGACCGCGTCGGCCGCTCTTTGGGATTGATCTGA
- a CDS encoding MFS transporter, which translates to MKLFSRLLPILGVTFVDILGFSIILPILPYFITHFGATDVVVGILFSTFAACQLVAGPVWGRVSDRIGRKRVLIISQIGATIGWGMLAFAGNLFWVFVARIVEGVSGGNISITNAYVADLVEPKQ; encoded by the coding sequence ATGAAGCTGTTCTCGCGGCTCCTGCCCATTTTGGGTGTCACGTTCGTCGACATCCTCGGCTTCAGCATTATCCTTCCCATTCTTCCGTATTTCATCACGCACTTCGGCGCAACTGATGTCGTTGTGGGCATTCTCTTCTCCACGTTCGCCGCGTGCCAACTCGTGGCCGGTCCTGTCTGGGGTCGAGTCTCCGATCGCATCGGCCGCAAACGCGTGCTGATCATCAGTCAAATCGGTGCGACGATAGGCTGGGGGATGTTGGCGTTTGCAGGCAATCTGTTCTGGGTGTTCGTCGCGCGCATCGTCGAAGGCGTCTCCGGCGGCAACATCAGCATCACCAACGCGTACGTCGCCGATCTCGTCGAACCAAAGCAG
- a CDS encoding universal stress protein codes for MLIVICLDLEDGIDPIKGLAGSFPLDGADVTLLHVVDTAERAKLEDAVRPGIVRPPLTRVEDDLDADEQRMLRETYDEASSILRGCHAGEITLNVGSGRPERVIVSYLAEMKAGLCVMARRPDWKQNRDSGPHSVGHVARFVVDHAPCPVLLLR; via the coding sequence GTGCTGATCGTCATCTGTCTCGACTTGGAGGATGGCATTGATCCTATCAAAGGGCTCGCCGGCAGCTTCCCGCTCGACGGAGCGGACGTGACGCTGCTGCACGTCGTCGACACCGCCGAACGCGCCAAATTGGAAGACGCCGTGAGGCCGGGAATCGTACGCCCTCCGCTGACGCGAGTCGAGGACGACCTGGATGCCGATGAGCAAAGGATGCTGCGCGAAACATACGATGAGGCATCTTCGATCTTGCGTGGATGCCATGCGGGCGAGATAACCCTAAACGTGGGCTCCGGGCGGCCGGAGCGGGTCATTGTGAGCTACCTAGCCGAGATGAAGGCCGGCCTCTGCGTGATGGCGCGCCGGCCAGATTGGAAGCAGAATCGCGACAGCGGTCCACACTCTGTCGGCCATGTAGCCCGGTTCGTCGTGGACCACGCCCCGTGCCCGGTGCTTCTGCTGCGCTAG